A single window of Roseofilum reptotaenium CS-1145 DNA harbors:
- a CDS encoding Calvin cycle protein CP12 encodes MTNNTQSKMEEKIDQELTEARAVCDAQGANSPECAAAWDAVEELQAEASHQKQVKPKTGFEQYCDNNPDAAECRIYED; translated from the coding sequence ATGACGAACAACACCCAATCGAAGATGGAAGAGAAAATTGACCAAGAGTTAACTGAAGCTCGTGCCGTTTGTGATGCACAAGGGGCTAACTCACCTGAATGTGCTGCGGCTTGGGATGCGGTTGAAGAACTGCAAGCAGAAGCTTCTCACCAAAAGCAAGTCAAGCCCAAAACTGGGTTTGAACAATATTGTGATAATAATCCCGATGCGGCTGAATGTCGGATTTATGAGGACTAA